The uncultured Desulfuromusa sp. genome has a segment encoding these proteins:
- the mreD gene encoding rod shape-determining protein MreD, protein MKGFFLFILTGILFALLQSSVLPLFFSPNWRPNLILILILYLGLSENLSRALIAGLLLGAIQDSFCGATLGLYISVYLVIILLTRLLSDQLNVESPPLLLLLIAGGTVLQNILVGFYLTVFAATAPVLYLIIAAVPQQLVANMLFATILLSLLLRFQRLFGYRSGLAGLIYQSKHHGS, encoded by the coding sequence ATGAAAGGTTTTTTCCTGTTTATTTTGACTGGAATCCTGTTTGCTTTACTTCAGAGCAGTGTCCTGCCATTATTTTTTTCGCCCAACTGGCGACCGAACCTCATCTTGATTTTGATTCTGTATCTGGGATTGAGTGAGAACTTATCCCGGGCCTTGATTGCCGGGTTGCTCCTGGGAGCGATTCAGGATAGTTTTTGTGGTGCCACCCTGGGGCTGTATATTTCTGTGTATCTGGTTATTATTCTGTTGACGCGGCTGCTGTCTGATCAATTGAATGTTGAAAGCCCGCCTTTGTTGTTATTGTTGATCGCGGGAGGGACGGTGCTGCAAAATATTCTGGTTGGATTTTATCTGACCGTTTTTGCTGCAACGGCCCCGGTGTTGTATCTTATTATTGCTGCTGTTCCACAGCAGTTAGTGGCAAATATGCTTTTTGCAACAATTTTATTATCTTTATTACTTCGTTTTCAACGCCTGTTTGGTTATCGCTCCGGTCTTGCCGGCTTGATATATCAGAGTAAACATCATGGGTCTTAA
- a CDS encoding exonuclease domain-containing protein produces the protein MKPSFKYWIFLGAIYFAIISIIVASLIGSWASLNESQQIALSDMLSKLTPFPLLGAITVFFIIGALINLLFNDYIVPILKLAESARIISSVNPKHRAQIKNSSKEIQYLADIINQSADAFSELQKDVAGKIAVAQATLDEERTRLAALMSELPHGVIVCNTDGQVLLYNQQAQELFKEDSTQTANDTPTRGILGLGRSIFSILERDPIVHGLEMLHKCHTSGRTKMVNNSMITLRTGLCLRVNMAPFFTEQDGTQIISGFVLTLEDMTRQIESDSRRDMLIQSLIDEQQKDLDDIRDSITNILGRPKLDPEELYNYRKKIDHASQSLHAKANEARMNYAHHLRALSQNENVLAHNLLEIISKNITERFSIKVTPLAPKGAWLQLDSYSMVQAISHLAGLLQSHSHVPELIMTLTSGEESGTELVIAWPGIEVQLELLETWQLTPLITDTNGNLLNFKDTINNLSGRIIPTAETEDSCSSVTISLPPIDKNQRLAIQTEVEHRPVSYEFDLFKRDEWQEFSQISLRKLTYVVFDTETTGLNPSRGDEIIQLGAIRIVNGQLLYHEVIDQLIDPKRFVPHESVAIHGIQPALLLGQPTIDKVLPHFQTFVENSVLVAHNAAFDMRFLQLQEEKTGIVFENPVLDTLLLSSIVHPNQDSHSLDVLAERLNVTIVGRHTALGDAIVTGEILLKLVPLLEAQGIYTLAEALTATSQSPFAKVSY, from the coding sequence ATGAAACCGAGCTTTAAATACTGGATTTTTCTCGGGGCGATCTACTTCGCTATCATCAGTATTATTGTTGCCAGCCTGATCGGGTCATGGGCCAGTTTAAATGAGTCCCAGCAGATCGCACTCAGCGACATGCTCAGCAAATTAACTCCCTTCCCTCTTCTGGGTGCCATTACCGTTTTCTTTATTATCGGTGCGTTGATTAACCTCTTGTTTAATGACTACATCGTTCCGATTCTGAAACTTGCCGAAAGTGCCAGAATCATTTCATCCGTCAACCCGAAACATCGGGCTCAGATCAAAAACTCATCTAAAGAAATTCAGTACCTGGCAGACATCATCAACCAGTCTGCTGATGCCTTCAGCGAATTACAAAAAGATGTCGCCGGCAAAATTGCTGTAGCGCAAGCGACACTGGATGAAGAGCGTACGCGCCTGGCGGCACTAATGTCGGAATTACCCCATGGAGTTATTGTCTGCAATACTGATGGACAGGTTCTGCTCTACAACCAGCAAGCGCAAGAATTGTTCAAGGAGGATTCGACTCAAACAGCAAACGACACCCCAACTCGGGGGATTCTTGGTCTCGGTCGCTCTATTTTCAGTATCCTGGAACGTGATCCCATTGTTCATGGCCTGGAAATGCTCCATAAATGTCACACGTCAGGGCGCACCAAAATGGTGAACAATTCCATGATCACACTGCGTACAGGACTCTGCCTCCGTGTCAATATGGCACCCTTTTTCACAGAACAGGACGGCACACAAATTATTTCGGGCTTCGTTCTCACTCTGGAGGATATGACGCGTCAGATTGAATCGGACAGTCGCCGGGACATGCTCATCCAATCTCTGATTGATGAACAGCAAAAAGATTTGGATGATATCCGCGACTCAATTACAAATATTTTAGGTCGCCCCAAGTTAGATCCTGAAGAACTATATAATTACAGGAAAAAAATAGATCATGCTTCCCAATCGCTACACGCTAAAGCCAATGAAGCAAGGATGAATTATGCGCACCACTTACGTGCGTTGAGCCAGAACGAAAATGTCCTCGCCCATAATCTTCTTGAGATCATCAGCAAAAATATTACCGAACGATTCTCCATAAAAGTAACACCTCTGGCTCCCAAAGGAGCCTGGTTGCAACTTGACAGCTACTCTATGGTTCAGGCGATTTCCCATCTCGCAGGTCTCCTGCAGAGTCACTCCCATGTTCCTGAGCTGATCATGACCTTAACCTCCGGCGAAGAATCCGGAACTGAGCTGGTGATTGCCTGGCCGGGCATCGAAGTTCAACTTGAATTACTGGAAACCTGGCAATTGACTCCATTGATCACGGATACCAATGGTAACCTTCTGAACTTTAAAGATACCATCAACAATCTATCGGGAAGGATTATCCCCACAGCTGAGACTGAGGATTCCTGTTCCAGTGTCACGATCAGCCTTCCCCCTATCGACAAAAATCAACGCCTGGCCATACAGACTGAAGTGGAACATCGCCCGGTTTCTTACGAATTTGATCTCTTCAAACGCGATGAGTGGCAGGAGTTCAGTCAAATTTCCCTGCGCAAGCTGACCTATGTTGTCTTTGATACTGAAACAACGGGACTCAATCCTTCCAGGGGAGATGAAATTATTCAACTGGGTGCGATCAGAATCGTCAATGGTCAGCTTCTTTATCACGAAGTCATAGACCAGCTCATTGATCCTAAACGCTTTGTGCCACACGAATCAGTCGCTATTCACGGGATTCAACCAGCGCTGCTACTGGGCCAGCCAACCATAGACAAGGTCCTTCCCCACTTTCAGACCTTTGTTGAAAATTCAGTGCTGGTCGCCCACAATGCCGCCTTTGACATGCGTTTTTTACAGTTGCAGGAAGAAAAAACCGGGATTGTCTTTGAGAATCCTGTCCTTGATACGCTGCTGCTTTCATCAATCGTTCATCCGAACCAGGACTCTCACTCCCTTGATGTTCTGGCTGAACGTCTGAATGTGACCATTGTCGGACGGCACACTGCTCTTGGCGATGCCATTGTAACAGGGGAAATTCTGCTGAAGCTGGTTCCTCTCCTTGAAGCTCAGGGGATATACACTCTGGCCGAAGCTTTAACTGCAACCTCCCAGTCACCCTTTGCCAAAGTATCGTATTAA
- a CDS encoding SurA N-terminal domain-containing protein, with product MLQFVRSKQKSVLIKIAFGVIILSFVIGYTMLTAPSDQRGAQNGDVAARINGDEISYEAFQSSYSNLYNLYQNIYQGNFDAALEKQLNLPQQALQQLIEETLLIQQADELNLSVSQDELIKSIAQYDAFKIDGQFNRDRYIEVLNYQRMNPEQFETMQKRQLLTQKVRTELQKGAAINDEELQSAFHKENDKVNLNYVWLTPALVETKVKVTDEGLKQFFEANIESFRVPEKVSLRYLQFDPTRYENNVDISSEEELQRYYRRNLDQFEVKEQIKAAHILLSVPQDADAETVQKRRELADELLKQLQEGADFSQLAKTHSDDKSNAAQGGDLGTFGRGIMVKEFEDAVFSLRPGQLSEVIQTPFGFHIAKIENYIEPGVKPFVDVIDEVKKGLKLEKSRQLAYEKAMDAYNINRKTADLDAAAANNDLGIKETGLFAANTPIDGIGNVAEISQAALTLKEGELARPVQTTQGVFLFMLKERKASHLPELSEVKPQVEQAYRTEQAQTLAKDLADTLLEQAISQKSLKKASQDLKLTIEESGEFSRSFGYFIPRIGTSQELAEDAFSLTKAEPVAKKVYTINNKYLVAGLNNMTIANFDDLKDDERQQLQDRLLEEKKGQIIAEKITQLLQQAEIEIMVPELISSFNNGSIKS from the coding sequence ATGCTTCAATTTGTTAGATCAAAACAAAAATCGGTATTAATCAAAATAGCCTTTGGTGTCATTATCCTGAGTTTTGTCATTGGCTACACAATGCTTACGGCACCATCGGACCAAAGAGGCGCACAGAATGGAGATGTTGCTGCCCGAATCAATGGGGATGAGATCAGTTATGAAGCATTTCAAAGTAGTTACAGCAATCTCTACAATCTCTATCAGAACATTTATCAGGGCAACTTTGACGCCGCCCTGGAGAAACAGCTCAACCTGCCTCAGCAGGCATTACAACAACTCATTGAAGAGACTCTTCTCATTCAGCAGGCCGACGAACTGAACCTGAGCGTCTCTCAGGACGAGCTTATTAAGAGTATCGCACAGTATGATGCGTTTAAGATTGACGGTCAGTTTAATCGGGATCGCTACATTGAGGTTTTAAACTATCAGCGGATGAACCCGGAACAATTCGAAACGATGCAGAAAAGACAGCTTCTCACGCAAAAAGTACGTACTGAGCTGCAAAAAGGAGCCGCCATTAACGACGAAGAGCTTCAATCCGCTTTTCATAAAGAAAACGACAAAGTCAATCTCAATTACGTCTGGCTCACTCCGGCGCTGGTTGAAACTAAAGTCAAAGTGACGGATGAGGGATTAAAGCAATTTTTCGAGGCAAACATTGAAAGCTTCAGAGTTCCGGAAAAAGTATCACTGCGGTACCTGCAGTTTGATCCTACCCGCTACGAAAACAATGTCGATATTTCCAGCGAGGAAGAACTGCAGCGCTACTACCGCCGAAACCTCGATCAGTTTGAGGTCAAAGAACAGATCAAGGCAGCACATATCCTCTTAAGTGTTCCGCAGGACGCAGACGCCGAAACAGTCCAGAAAAGACGTGAACTCGCCGATGAACTTTTAAAACAGCTGCAAGAAGGAGCTGATTTTTCTCAGCTGGCAAAAACTCATTCCGATGATAAAAGTAATGCCGCACAGGGAGGGGATCTTGGAACCTTTGGTCGTGGGATTATGGTTAAAGAGTTTGAAGATGCTGTTTTCAGCCTTCGCCCAGGTCAATTAAGTGAGGTTATCCAGACCCCCTTCGGATTCCATATTGCCAAAATTGAAAATTATATTGAGCCGGGAGTCAAGCCTTTCGTCGATGTTATAGACGAAGTTAAAAAGGGCCTGAAACTGGAAAAATCACGGCAACTGGCCTATGAAAAAGCTATGGACGCTTACAACATCAACCGTAAAACAGCAGATCTGGATGCGGCTGCAGCAAATAACGACCTCGGTATTAAAGAGACGGGTTTATTTGCTGCCAACACCCCCATTGATGGCATTGGTAATGTTGCTGAAATCAGTCAAGCCGCCCTCACCCTGAAGGAAGGGGAACTTGCTCGGCCAGTACAAACAACTCAAGGAGTTTTTCTGTTCATGCTCAAGGAAAGAAAAGCAAGCCACCTCCCCGAACTGAGTGAAGTCAAACCTCAGGTTGAACAGGCATATCGAACAGAGCAAGCTCAAACTCTTGCAAAAGATCTGGCTGACACGTTACTGGAACAAGCAATAAGTCAAAAAAGTCTGAAGAAAGCGTCTCAAGATTTAAAACTGACAATTGAAGAATCGGGCGAATTCAGTCGCAGCTTTGGATACTTTATCCCCCGTATCGGCACGTCACAGGAGCTCGCTGAGGATGCTTTTTCTTTAACAAAAGCAGAACCCGTTGCAAAAAAGGTCTATACTATTAACAACAAGTATCTGGTTGCCGGTCTAAACAACATGACAATCGCAAACTTCGACGACCTGAAAGACGACGAACGTCAGCAATTACAAGATCGGCTACTTGAAGAGAAAAAAGGGCAGATCATTGCAGAAAAGATAACTCAATTGCTACAGCAAGCAGAAATTGAAATTATGGTTCCGGAATTAATCAGTTCTTTCAACAATGGGAGCATCAAATCATGA
- a CDS encoding rod shape-determining protein produces the protein MFNVFNAIWGMFSNDLAIDLGTANTLVFMKGKGVVVSEPSVVAVKTGAAGQRKVLAVGTDAKEMLGRTPGTIVAIRPMKDGVIADFDHTEEMLRYFIRKVHNRKNLIRPRIVICVPSGITQVEKRAVRESAESAGAREVYLIEEPMAAAIGAGLPITEASGNMIVDIGGGTTEVAVISLAGIVYAQSVRVGGDKMDEAIVQYMKRKYNLLIGERTAEAVKIGIGNVFDTGEDTVFMDIKGRDLVSGIPKTMEVNSDEIREAMSEPVNTIVEAVRISLERTPPELAADIVDKGIVLAGGGAYLKNLDILLREETGLPVVVAEEPLSCVVLGSGAVLDQLDLLRQVAISS, from the coding sequence ATGTTTAATGTTTTTAATGCCATATGGGGTATGTTTTCAAATGATCTGGCCATTGATTTGGGAACCGCCAATACTTTGGTCTTTATGAAGGGGAAAGGGGTTGTTGTCAGTGAGCCTTCGGTTGTCGCTGTGAAAACCGGTGCGGCAGGTCAGCGTAAGGTTCTGGCCGTTGGTACCGATGCCAAGGAAATGTTGGGTCGGACCCCTGGAACCATCGTTGCTATTCGCCCAATGAAGGATGGCGTCATTGCCGATTTTGACCATACTGAAGAAATGCTCCGTTACTTTATTCGTAAAGTCCATAATCGTAAAAATCTGATTCGTCCACGGATCGTGATCTGTGTCCCGTCTGGAATAACTCAGGTTGAGAAACGGGCTGTCCGTGAATCTGCTGAATCCGCTGGAGCCAGGGAAGTCTATCTGATTGAAGAGCCTATGGCTGCTGCTATTGGAGCTGGTCTTCCGATTACTGAAGCATCAGGAAATATGATTGTTGATATCGGCGGGGGAACAACAGAAGTTGCCGTCATTTCGTTAGCCGGAATTGTTTATGCGCAGAGTGTCCGGGTTGGCGGTGACAAGATGGATGAGGCGATTGTCCAGTATATGAAGCGGAAGTATAACCTTCTGATTGGGGAACGGACTGCTGAAGCGGTAAAAATCGGCATAGGAAATGTTTTTGATACCGGAGAGGATACCGTCTTTATGGATATCAAGGGGCGTGACCTGGTCAGTGGTATCCCTAAGACAATGGAAGTGAACTCAGATGAAATTCGTGAGGCGATGTCAGAGCCGGTCAATACCATTGTTGAGGCGGTTAGAATCTCTTTAGAGCGGACTCCGCCGGAATTAGCGGCTGATATCGTCGATAAGGGCATTGTTTTAGCAGGGGGTGGCGCCTACTTGAAGAATCTGGATATCCTTCTGCGTGAAGAGACCGGCTTGCCCGTCGTTGTTGCCGAAGAACCCCTGTCTTGTGTTGTTTTAGGTTCCGGTGCTGTCTTGGATCAGCTGGATCTGCTGAGACAGGTTGCGATTTCCTCCTGA
- a CDS encoding phosphoribosylaminoimidazolesuccinocarboxamide synthase yields the protein MIPIITQTNCPELNLVNRGKVRDIYDLGEHLLIVASDRISAFDVIMDEGIPQKGYVLTQISKFWFDQMTDLIPNHLISTDINDFPAITHQYRDQLEGRSMLTKKAQPLPVECIVRGYISGSGWKEYQQNGSISSIPLPAGLVQSDKLPETLFTPSTKAELGAHDENISFAETVELCGKDIAEQIRDCSIKIYERARNLADSKGLIIADTKFEFGILDGQLIWIDEALTPDSSRFWPKDQYQPGSAQPSFDKQFLRDYLETLDWGKQAPAPKLPEEIIRKTGEKYLEALKRLTA from the coding sequence ATGATACCGATCATTACTCAAACCAACTGCCCTGAATTAAACTTGGTTAACCGTGGAAAAGTCAGAGATATTTATGACCTGGGGGAACATCTGCTGATCGTTGCCAGCGATCGTATCTCTGCCTTTGATGTCATTATGGACGAAGGAATTCCACAAAAAGGGTACGTTCTGACCCAGATTTCCAAGTTTTGGTTTGATCAGATGACAGATCTGATTCCCAACCACCTTATTTCGACAGACATCAATGATTTTCCGGCAATCACCCATCAGTATCGGGACCAGCTGGAAGGTCGCAGTATGTTGACGAAAAAAGCTCAACCCCTCCCCGTTGAATGTATCGTCCGTGGTTACATCTCCGGAAGTGGATGGAAAGAGTACCAGCAGAACGGTTCCATCTCCAGTATCCCACTACCTGCAGGCTTAGTTCAAAGTGACAAGCTCCCGGAAACCCTGTTCACCCCCTCAACCAAAGCGGAACTGGGTGCTCACGATGAAAACATCTCTTTTGCGGAAACCGTTGAACTCTGCGGCAAAGATATTGCTGAACAGATTCGTGATTGCAGTATCAAAATTTACGAACGTGCCCGCAACCTGGCAGACAGCAAAGGACTAATCATTGCCGATACGAAATTTGAATTCGGCATTCTCGACGGTCAACTGATCTGGATTGATGAAGCCCTGACTCCGGATTCATCACGCTTCTGGCCAAAAGATCAGTATCAGCCCGGAAGTGCTCAACCCAGTTTTGACAAGCAGTTTTTGCGTGATTATCTGGAAACCCTCGACTGGGGGAAACAAGCTCCTGCTCCGAAACTACCTGAAGAAATCATTCGCAAAACCGGAGAAAAATATCTTGAGGCCCTTAAACGCCTCACGGCTTGA
- the mrdA gene encoding penicillin-binding protein 2, whose translation MGLNLNWKELPVVQSRFLFYSAAAAAVFLLLLLRLWYLQVISYEDLQERSVRNRTRVLPLDAPRGPIYDRHGELLVDNRPSFRISVMRQDVEDSSVLFERLAPLLEVDVADLELRWQEGKRLPIYRSVLLADDVSREMMERVQEHSVDLPGILTEVRPVRDYLEKGSAAHLIGYLGEITKEELQSEEFSQYRGGDFVGKTALERTFEPYLRGEKGRRLVEVDVQGKLFRQLKVEPASPGNKIYLTIDRDLQRAADEAFSDQSGAAVALDVNTGEVLAMVSRPTFNPALFARGIAGDEWAKLAKDNRYPLQNKVIAGQYPPGSTFKMIVALAALRAGTVGIHETVDCDGAFEVGGSRYRCWKKSGHGPTDLKKALRESCDVWFYSVGLELGIDKLSAAAKEFGLGSPVGYPLPGERSGTIPSQEWKRRRYNKPWYAGETVIASIGQGFVLTTPIQLAVMMSAIANNGKVLKPQVVRQVEDWEGNLLLQTNPEIVRQVDYSPEAWKAVQDGLVAVVNEPHGTGRAAYIEDTLVAGKTGTSQVVRRKSDEEEELDEKGETPYRFRPHALFVAYAPAEKPEIAVVVVVEHGQSGGRAAGPVAKQIIQRYMELKKEKTEGEG comes from the coding sequence ATGGGTCTTAACCTCAACTGGAAAGAACTCCCCGTCGTCCAGAGCCGTTTTTTGTTTTATTCTGCAGCTGCAGCTGCGGTATTTCTTTTGTTGCTGTTACGTCTCTGGTATTTGCAGGTCATCAGCTATGAAGATTTGCAGGAGCGCTCTGTTCGTAATCGTACCCGGGTTCTTCCTCTGGATGCTCCACGTGGTCCGATTTATGATCGGCATGGAGAGTTGCTGGTTGACAACCGACCGTCATTTCGAATCTCCGTCATGCGTCAGGATGTCGAAGATTCGTCGGTTTTGTTTGAGCGTTTAGCCCCCCTGTTGGAAGTTGATGTTGCTGATCTTGAGTTGCGTTGGCAGGAGGGGAAGAGGTTACCTATTTATCGCTCGGTTCTTCTGGCTGATGATGTCAGTCGTGAAATGATGGAACGGGTGCAGGAGCATAGTGTTGATTTGCCGGGAATACTGACCGAAGTACGGCCGGTGAGGGATTATCTTGAGAAGGGATCAGCGGCCCATCTTATTGGCTATCTTGGAGAAATTACCAAAGAAGAACTGCAGAGTGAGGAGTTCAGTCAATACCGTGGTGGAGACTTCGTTGGCAAAACCGCTCTGGAGAGAACCTTTGAACCCTATCTGCGAGGCGAAAAAGGGCGGCGTTTGGTTGAAGTCGATGTCCAGGGAAAATTGTTTCGCCAGCTGAAGGTTGAACCCGCAAGCCCCGGAAACAAAATTTATCTGACGATTGATCGAGATCTGCAACGTGCTGCAGACGAAGCTTTTTCCGATCAATCGGGCGCAGCTGTCGCATTGGACGTCAATACCGGGGAAGTTCTTGCGATGGTCAGTCGGCCAACGTTTAACCCTGCCCTGTTTGCCAGGGGCATTGCCGGTGATGAGTGGGCGAAGCTGGCGAAGGACAACCGTTATCCTTTACAAAATAAGGTGATCGCAGGTCAATATCCGCCGGGATCGACATTCAAAATGATCGTTGCTCTGGCGGCTTTGAGGGCGGGTACCGTCGGGATCCATGAGACAGTTGATTGTGACGGTGCTTTTGAGGTTGGTGGTTCGCGCTATCGCTGCTGGAAAAAATCAGGACATGGGCCGACGGACCTTAAAAAGGCCTTACGGGAAAGCTGTGATGTCTGGTTCTACAGTGTTGGCCTGGAACTAGGGATTGATAAATTATCGGCAGCGGCTAAAGAATTCGGACTGGGATCTCCAGTCGGTTATCCTCTTCCCGGAGAACGTTCCGGAACCATACCTTCTCAGGAATGGAAACGTCGGCGTTATAACAAGCCGTGGTACGCCGGTGAAACCGTTATCGCTTCCATAGGTCAGGGTTTTGTCCTGACCACGCCGATACAATTAGCTGTAATGATGTCTGCTATCGCTAATAACGGCAAGGTTTTGAAACCCCAGGTGGTTCGTCAGGTTGAAGATTGGGAAGGCAATCTGCTGTTGCAGACGAACCCGGAAATTGTCCGTCAGGTTGACTATTCCCCTGAAGCTTGGAAAGCGGTTCAGGATGGTCTGGTTGCCGTGGTGAACGAGCCTCACGGGACAGGTCGTGCGGCCTATATTGAAGACACCCTGGTGGCCGGAAAAACCGGGACATCTCAGGTTGTCCGGCGTAAATCAGATGAAGAAGAAGAGTTGGATGAAAAAGGAGAAACTCCTTACCGTTTCCGTCCTCATGCCCTGTTTGTCGCTTATGCTCCGGCAGAAAAACCTGAAATTGCGGTTGTGGTTGTTGTTGAACACGGCCAATCAGGAGGGCGTGCAGCCGGTCCTGTCGCGAAACAGATTATCCAACGTTATATGGAACTTAAGAAAGAAAAAACAGAGGGGGAGGGATAA
- the mreC gene encoding rod shape-determining protein MreC, which produces MRELLGRYRFLFLAIVLFLATVLLYSYNLRQKTATTFFERAVLTFAAPFQTGIDGIADTVTSTWKNYLWLVDARQRNIDLEKENLELRSQLQQVEEISLQNKRLRKLLAFVDELDRSALPAQVIGEDGSNWARTIIIDKGTRAGLHTGFPVVASSGVVGRVIKTAPDSSRVLLVSDASSAIAALIQRTRTRGVVRGQGEKLSIEYALRDTDIQVGDLLVTSGMGGVFPKGLPLGLVESVTKDQFGLFQKVTAIPTTDLSHLEEVMVIVGEDR; this is translated from the coding sequence GTGCGTGAGCTACTAGGACGCTATCGGTTTTTATTCCTTGCGATTGTCTTGTTCCTGGCAACAGTGCTTCTCTATTCTTATAATCTTCGCCAAAAAACTGCGACAACCTTTTTCGAACGGGCCGTTCTGACATTTGCTGCCCCTTTTCAGACCGGTATTGATGGTATTGCCGATACCGTAACCTCAACCTGGAAAAATTATCTCTGGTTGGTCGACGCGCGACAGCGCAATATTGATCTCGAGAAAGAAAATCTCGAACTGCGCTCTCAACTCCAACAGGTGGAAGAGATTTCTCTACAGAACAAGCGGCTACGTAAACTTCTGGCTTTTGTCGATGAACTTGATCGCTCGGCTTTACCAGCGCAGGTCATTGGTGAAGATGGCAGTAACTGGGCGCGGACAATTATTATCGATAAGGGGACTCGTGCAGGGCTGCATACAGGGTTTCCCGTCGTTGCCTCGTCTGGGGTCGTCGGCAGGGTTATAAAGACAGCGCCTGACAGCTCACGGGTTTTGCTGGTCTCTGATGCTTCTTCGGCCATAGCGGCTTTAATCCAGAGGACCCGAACTCGTGGGGTAGTCCGTGGTCAGGGCGAAAAACTCTCCATAGAATATGCATTGCGTGATACGGACATTCAGGTCGGTGACTTGCTGGTGACCTCGGGCATGGGAGGGGTTTTCCCAAAGGGATTGCCGCTTGGACTGGTCGAGTCGGTTACCAAGGATCAATTCGGCTTGTTCCAGAAGGTCACTGCAATACCAACAACAGATCTTTCTCACCTTGAGGAGGTTATGGTCATTGTCGGAGAAGATCGATGA
- the rodA gene encoding rod shape-determining protein RodA, producing the protein MFDRRLVSNFDWVLLFTVLVLAGAGIINLFSATSSLHSMATPLYLKQLLWLSGGVTIALIICLFDYRHLEHFAVHFYGLSVGMLIYVLLVGKTAMGAARWIDLGFFNVQPGEVIKIAIILLLARIFAKTANPFGYNLSELWGPALWLLLPVVLILKEPDLGTAAMVIFIAVTMLLFAGIKRGTLICLGILGVLVAVAGWFGLHDYQRARIRTFMNPEADPLGSGYHIIQSKIAVGSGGFWGKGFIQGTQSQLSFLPERHTDFAFSVFAEEWGFAGSFTLLFLYLFLIVWGLYIARRAADRFGLFLAVGVTAMIFWHIVVNLGMVIGLLPVVGVPLPLFSYGGTSMVTTMIGVGLLLNVSMRRFMF; encoded by the coding sequence ATGTTTGATCGACGCCTCGTATCCAACTTTGATTGGGTCTTATTGTTCACCGTGCTGGTTTTGGCTGGAGCCGGCATCATCAATCTGTTCAGTGCAACGTCCAGTTTACACTCTATGGCGACGCCACTGTATCTGAAACAACTCCTCTGGTTGTCCGGTGGTGTTACGATTGCTCTGATCATTTGTCTTTTTGACTATAGACACCTGGAGCACTTTGCCGTGCATTTTTACGGTTTGAGTGTCGGGATGCTTATTTATGTGTTGCTGGTGGGTAAAACAGCTATGGGAGCGGCTCGCTGGATTGATCTTGGCTTTTTTAATGTCCAGCCGGGTGAGGTTATTAAAATTGCAATTATTTTATTGCTGGCCCGTATTTTTGCAAAGACCGCCAACCCGTTTGGATATAATTTATCTGAACTCTGGGGGCCGGCGCTGTGGTTGCTGTTGCCCGTGGTGTTGATTCTGAAAGAGCCTGATCTTGGGACCGCCGCTATGGTAATTTTTATTGCTGTCACAATGTTGCTGTTTGCCGGGATCAAGCGTGGAACCCTCATTTGTCTGGGAATTTTAGGTGTTCTGGTTGCTGTCGCCGGCTGGTTTGGTCTGCATGATTATCAACGTGCCAGAATCCGCACATTCATGAACCCTGAGGCTGATCCTCTCGGCAGTGGCTACCATATCATTCAATCAAAAATTGCCGTTGGCAGCGGCGGTTTCTGGGGAAAGGGATTTATCCAGGGAACCCAGTCACAACTTTCGTTTTTACCTGAGCGGCATACCGACTTTGCTTTTTCTGTTTTTGCTGAAGAGTGGGGTTTTGCCGGAAGTTTTACCCTGCTGTTTTTATATTTATTCCTCATTGTCTGGGGATTATATATTGCCAGGCGTGCTGCTGACCGCTTCGGACTGTTTCTTGCCGTTGGCGTGACGGCCATGATTTTCTGGCATATCGTCGTCAATCTGGGGATGGTGATTGGCCTGCTTCCAGTTGTCGGTGTGCCATTGCCGCTTTTTTCTTATGGTGGAACCAGTATGGTTACGACGATGATTGGGGTTGGATTGCTGCTGAATGTGAGCATGCGTCGGTTTATGTTCTGA